The Nerophis lumbriciformis linkage group LG05, RoL_Nlum_v2.1, whole genome shotgun sequence genome contains a region encoding:
- the crebl2 gene encoding cAMP-responsive element-binding protein-like 2, producing MDEHKMVAGKVKKPGKRGRKPAKIDLKAKLERSRQSARECRARKKLRYQYLEELVSSKERAICALREELDMYKQWCSAMDQGKIPSEIKALLTGDDQKSPQGGSSTKTSKSNKNNNNVQG from the exons ATGGACGAACATAAG ATGGTGGCGGGCAAAGTGAAGAAACCTGGAAAACGTGGCCGGAAGCCCGCCAAGATTGACCTAAAAGCCAAACTGGAGCGAAGTCGCCAGAGCGCCAGAGAGTGTCGGGCCCGGAAGAAGCTCCGCTACCAGTACCTCGAAGAACTGGTGTCCAGCAAGGAGAGAGCCATCTGCGCCCTGCGAGAAGAGCTGGACATG TACAAGCAGTGGTGCTCCGCCATGGACCAGGGAAAGATCCCATCCGAGATCAAAGCCCTGCTGACAGGCGACGACCAGAAGAGTCCACAAGGGGGCAGCAGCACCAAGACGTCCAAAagcaacaagaacaacaacaacgttCAAGGCTGA